The Fibrobacter sp. UWB2 genomic interval CTTGCTTCGAGCACATTTCGCGTGCCGTCCGTATTCACGTGCTCAAAAGCACCGCGTTTTGTAGATAAAAGAATTGCCGCCAAGTGATAGACGACATCGACGTTTTCAAACGCCCCTCGGATAGAATCAAAATCGGTGACATCGCCGTAACGGACATCCACCTCGCTCGGTAAGGACTTCGCCAAAGAATCGCCCGGAAGCGTCAAGACGCGGACACACACTCCCCGTGCTATTAGTTCCCGGCACAACGCCTTCCCTACGACGCCGGCGCCACCCGTTAAAAGAGCAATCATGCTAGGCTTCCAGCATATAACGGATATCTTGAACGCGCCTTGCGAGGGACGCATCCGTTTCCATCTGCTTTTTCAGGGAATTAATGGCGGCGATTACAGTGGCATAGTCCCTGCAGAACATCGCGCCGATATTCTGGAGAGAATCGGTCGTGAGTTCGCGACAAAGGAACATCGCCACCTTGCGGGGCATAGAAATCGCGGCTGCCTGGCGCTTGGACGAGAGTTCACAAACCTCGACACGGTAATCCATAGCGACCGCTTCAATAATGTTCTTGGCAGTGAGTTCCACATGGCCGCCATGTTCCGACGGTGCCACAAGGCGCTTCACGCCATTCAAGTTCAAATCGGCCTTGCAGAACATGTTCATCGCACCGAGGAAGTTCAAGAGACCTTCAATCAGGCGCACGTTCTTGCGCGGCGGCATCGAAAGGTAACGGCAAATTTCTTCGCGGTCAGCCTTTGCAAACGGCAAATCTTCGGACTTCTTGCTAATCAAGTTCATACGGGTCGCAAGGTCCGGTTCATCAATGCCCACAGCCACACAGGAGGCGAGCGGAGCAAGGAGCTTCTTGGAAATGCTCGGGATCGAAGACCTCGAAGAACCACGGGATTCATTATCCGTATCGACAACCTTAAACAGGTTCGGATGGCGGTCGCAAGAAATCACGACCTGCTTGCCTTCGGCGCGCAAATGCTTAATCAAAATAGCAAGGCGGTCCTGCGTCCAGAGGCCTTTTTCCAAGAGCTGCACATCGTCGAGCAAAAGCACATCGCAAAGTTCATAGCGTTCGCGGAACTTCTGCGCAAGCTCGCGCACATTGCCCGTCTTGTTGTGGAGTGCAGACGCCATAGCCGTTGCATCACGCAAAAAGTCATAAGCGTGGCAATAGACAATGGATGCTTCCGGACGGCTCTTCTGGATTTTAGCAGCAATGGACTGCAACAAGTGCGTCTTGCCAAGGCCGCTTTCGCCATAGACAAAAAGCGGATTCAAAGCCGGGTCACCCGGATTCTCGGCCACCGCCTGGCAAGCGCGGAAAGCCGTAGAATTGCACTCCCCTTCGACAAAGTTTTCAAAAGTATAGCGGGCATAAAGAGCCAAAGGCTGCTTCGGGCGCTTAACCTCGGCCTTCTTTTTCTCGGGACGCGGAATAACAGGCATCGTGAGCTTGATTTCGGGAATCGGGTCCGAAGGAGCAATCTGACGGATGCGATAATCAACAAATTCACTACCAAATACAGCCGTAAAGGACTTGCGCAACAAATCGCCATAATGGGAATTCACCCAGTTCTCGCGAAGCTCGTCAGGAACAGTAAGCAAGGCATAGCCATTGCACATTCCCTCATAACCAAGAGCGTCGAGAATCACGGCACCAAAAAAGTCCTTGCATTCCGAACGCACGCGGTCGAGCACCTGTTGCCAGGGCGACTCTGCAATATCCAACAAAGAAACAGTATTTTCCACGATCTAAAAAACCAATCCAAAGTATAAAAGAGCAAGCAAAAAATAAGAAAGGAAATCCGAACCACAAGCACCCCAACTATTTTTTTTTCGAAATCCCTATTTTTCGCTCAAAAATGGCAAAAAATTTTTAGAAACATTTTTTATCACGCTTTTTCCAGTTTACACCACCCTTACGAACGTATGTGTAACAAAATTATCACTTACTATTAGCACAAGTTATCAACAGGTATTTTTTCAAACATCCCTTGACAAGATTTTTCTTATTTTAAGCATACAAAATATTATACAAATGGCGAAATTCGCTCAAAAACGCCACTTTTTTGTATTATAAAAAATGTAACTTGGTGAAAATCAACAAGTTACATACATCATTCGTTTGTGAAATTTTAGGGATTTTGAGGCGGTGGCGGTTGGTTATTTTGTCCGCCATTTTCACCGAGCTTTTCTTGCAGGTGGTCAATCCTATTTTCGAGCAGCTTTTCGATTTCAGGGAGCAAGCGGTCCTTCACGCGATCAAGATACAAGCACTGCAGCTGGATCATACGATTGCGATGGCGACCGGCAAATTCCTGAATCCAGTGGCTCACGGCCTGCTGGCGGTCCTGAATCTTGTCATGCAAGGAACGCTGGATGAAAGTTCTCTGAACTTCCATATAGCGCTGCATATTGAACGGCATGCGGTAAGTACGAATAAACTGCTTTAGCAACACCAGCAAGCAAAGATGATCTTTGCATTGATGATCGTGAATGAACTGCCGTAACTCTTCCAGATGTTTCTGGAAGAACGGAACAATAGCTTTATCATCAATCTGATAAAGTTCAAGTTCATCCTGTTCTTTTGTCGCTTTATCGACAGCCATATTCCAAATCTATTTTTTTACCGTATCTTAAACTTTTGCTCGTTTCACAAGGAAGCCGAATTTGGCATTTTTTTCGCTATTTAAGGTACTTTTTCCTAGGAAGACGCGTCCTTCCGTTCCCGGATTCAACCGATCTGCGGCAGCGCCGCGGAAATCTAGCATTTCCTCGACTTCGCACTTCTGCATGCCATCGGGCGTCATCAGTTCCAGCGTATCGTCCATGGAGAACGGGTTCTTCACGTTCACAAGGCAGGCACCCGTAGCATCGTCGTAGTCCTTAATCTGGGCGGCAACGCAGCCACCAGCGGCATCCACATGCGTCGCTTCGTAGTTCTGCGGTAACGGTCCGCGCAGGAATCCCGGCATAAAGCCTCGCCCATCGACAAAGGTAATCGCGCGACGGCTTTCTTCGGGCACGGGATTACCTTCAGCCACTGCGTCAATCGCCATGCGGTAAGCGCGCACGACCTGACTCAAGTAGTACACAGAGCGAGTGCGGCCTTCAATCTTGAAGGAATCAAGCCCACCCGCCACGAGTTCCGGAATCACGTCCAAGGCGCAAAGATCGCGGCTACTCATAAAGTAAGTGCCCCACGTATCTTCATCGAGCGCAATCGGGTCAAGTTCCGGGCGGTCGGTACGCTGGAGCGCAAACGAGCCCTCATGTTCGCGATAGTCCTCGACCTGCGGACCGGAGTTCGCGTACAAGCGATACGGCATGCGGCAGCTGTTGTCGCAGGCGCCCTGGTTTGCATCGCGGTGCGTCACCCAGTTCGAAAGCATGCAACGGCCAGACATGGCCATACAAACGGCGCCATGAACGAACACTTCAAGTTCAAGGTCTGGAACTTGTTTCTTTATCTCTAAAATTTCGGACAGGCGAAGTTCACGGCTCAAGATAATGCGGCGGACGCCCAAGTTCTTCCAGAACGAGGCTGCAAGATAGTTTGTCGTATTCGCCTGCACGGACAAGTGAACTTCCGTTTCGGGATGTTCCTTCAAAAGCCAGCCCACAAAGCCCGGATCCGCGACAATCAAGGCATCCGGCTTAAGTTCAA includes:
- a CDS encoding DnaA ATPase domain-containing protein; this encodes MENTVSLLDIAESPWQQVLDRVRSECKDFFGAVILDALGYEGMCNGYALLTVPDELRENWVNSHYGDLLRKSFTAVFGSEFVDYRIRQIAPSDPIPEIKLTMPVIPRPEKKKAEVKRPKQPLALYARYTFENFVEGECNSTAFRACQAVAENPGDPALNPLFVYGESGLGKTHLLQSIAAKIQKSRPEASIVYCHAYDFLRDATAMASALHNKTGNVRELAQKFRERYELCDVLLLDDVQLLEKGLWTQDRLAILIKHLRAEGKQVVISCDRHPNLFKVVDTDNESRGSSRSSIPSISKKLLAPLASCVAVGIDEPDLATRMNLISKKSEDLPFAKADREEICRYLSMPPRKNVRLIEGLLNFLGAMNMFCKADLNLNGVKRLVAPSEHGGHVELTAKNIIEAVAMDYRVEVCELSSKRQAAAISMPRKVAMFLCRELTTDSLQNIGAMFCRDYATVIAAINSLKKQMETDASLARRVQDIRYMLEA
- a CDS encoding U32 family peptidase C-terminal domain-containing protein, which codes for MKKPELLAPAGDLVRMKYAFAYGADAVYAGQPAFSLRARENGFKNLDDLAEGIAYAHEHGKKFYLTSNVIPRNVKVESFQKALNAALELKPDALIVADPGFVGWLLKEHPETEVHLSVQANTTNYLAASFWKNLGVRRIILSRELRLSEILEIKKQVPDLELEVFVHGAVCMAMSGRCMLSNWVTHRDANQGACDNSCRMPYRLYANSGPQVEDYREHEGSFALQRTDRPELDPIALDEDTWGTYFMSSRDLCALDVIPELVAGGLDSFKIEGRTRSVYYLSQVVRAYRMAIDAVAEGNPVPEESRRAITFVDGRGFMPGFLRGPLPQNYEATHVDAAGGCVAAQIKDYDDATGACLVNVKNPFSMDDTLELMTPDGMQKCEVEEMLDFRGAAADRLNPGTEGRVFLGKSTLNSEKNAKFGFLVKRAKV